The Pseudomonas alkylphenolica genomic sequence CTTTCGAATCTGAATTGGATAGCTTAAGCTTACTTCCGTAGTTATGTACGGAGTCAAGCGATATGGAAAACAATTTGGAGAACCTGACCATTGGCGTTTTCGCCAGGACGGCCGGGGTCAATGTGGAGACCATCCGGTTCTATCAGCGCAAGGGCTTGCTCCCGGAACCGGACAAGCCTTACGGCAGCATTCGCCGCTATGGCGAGACGGATGTAACGCGGGTGCGCTTCGTGAAATCAGCCCAGCGGTTGGGCTTCAGCCTGGATGAGATCGCCGAGCTGCTGCGGCTGGAGGATGGCACCCATTGCGAGGAAGCCAGCAGCCTGGCCGAGCACAAGCTCAAGGACGTGCGCGAGAGGATGGCTGACCTGGCGCGCATGGAGGCCGTGCTGTCTGATTTGGTGTGCGCCTGCCATGCGCGGAAGGGGAACGTTTCCTGCCCGCTGATTGCGTCACTGCAAGGGAAGAAAGAACCGCGCAGTGCGGACGCGGTGTAGCCCGAGGGAACTACGCCTTAGCGTGCTTTATTTTCCGTTTTCTGAGGCGACTCCAACGTCAGAAAAGACCGTGCGGTCGACTTTTGATATTTCGTGCTGTCGCCTTCTGAAAGTGACAGCAAGGCCGCACCGCGCCGTCAGAATAGAGTCCGCTTTCACATTCTTTGACACATGCTTGCCAAGGTCATAGATTTCAGCCTGACAAATTCAAGGCTTCGGGCGCAATGGAACCAAAAACCAACGTAAGCCCTACAGCCCATGGAGGCATCTTGCAGGGACAACGCATCGGTTATGTCCGGGTCAGCAGTTACGATCAGAATCCGGAGCGGCAACTTGAGCAAGTCGAGGTCGGCAAGCTGTTCACCGACAAAGCCTCGGGCAAGGACACCCAGCGTCCCCAGCTGGAGGCCATGCTCGGCTTCGTCCGCGAGGGCGACACCGTTGTGGTGCACAGCATGGATCGCCTGGCCCGTAACCTCGATGACTTGCGACGCCTGGTGCAGAAGCTGACCCAGCGCGGCGTGCGTATCGAGTTCCTGAAAGAGGGCCTGGTGTTCACCGGCGATGACTCGCCGATGGCCAACCTGATGCTGTCGGTGATGGGGGCCTTCGCCGAGTTCGAGCGCGCCCTGATCCGTGAGCGGCAACGGGAGGGCATCGCCCTGGCCAAGCAGCGCGGCGCGTACCGGGGCCGCAAGAAGGCCCTGTCCGACGAGCAGGCTGCTACCCTGCGTCAGCGGGCGTCAGTCGGAGAGCCCAAAGCGCAGCTTGCCCGCGAGTTCAACATCAGCCGGGAAACTCTCTACCAGTACCTACGCACGGACGATTGATACATGCCGCGTCGCTTGATCCTCTCGGCTACGGAGCGGGATACCCTGCTCGCGTTGCCGGAAAGCCAGGATGACCTGATCCGCTACTACACCTTCAACGACTCCGACCTGTCGCTGATCCGCCAGCGGCGCGGCGACGCCAACCGCCTGGGCTTCGCGGTGCAGCTCAGCCTGCTGCGATATCCAGGCTATGCGCTGGGCAGCGACAGCGAGTTGCCCGAGCCGGTCATCCAGTGGGTGGCCAAGCAAGTTCAGGTCGACCCAACGAGTTGGGCGAAATACGGCGAACGCGACGTGACTCGCCGCGAGCACGCCCAGGAACTGCGCACCTACCTACAACTGGCCCCGTTCGGCCTGTCCGACTTCCGCGCCCTGGTGCGCGAGCTGACCGAGTTGGCCCAGCAGACCGACAA encodes the following:
- the merR gene encoding Hg(II)-responsive transcriptional regulator codes for the protein MENNLENLTIGVFARTAGVNVETIRFYQRKGLLPEPDKPYGSIRRYGETDVTRVRFVKSAQRLGFSLDEIAELLRLEDGTHCEEASSLAEHKLKDVRERMADLARMEAVLSDLVCACHARKGNVSCPLIASLQGKKEPRSADAV
- a CDS encoding recombinase family protein, which codes for MQGQRIGYVRVSSYDQNPERQLEQVEVGKLFTDKASGKDTQRPQLEAMLGFVREGDTVVVHSMDRLARNLDDLRRLVQKLTQRGVRIEFLKEGLVFTGDDSPMANLMLSVMGAFAEFERALIRERQREGIALAKQRGAYRGRKKALSDEQAATLRQRASVGEPKAQLAREFNISRETLYQYLRTDD